Below is a window of Williamwhitmania sp. DNA.
GGCCAAGCAGGCATCCTCATCGGGGAATCGCTGCTGAAACTCGAAAATAGTAAGGCTGTCGAACTTCTTCTCCATACTCTAAATCATTTATACCCCTAAAATACTACATTTATCCGTATTGGCTGAATGCCTAATTCAAAAGATGAATTTGAATGTTGAAAATTACTGGGAATAAAAAATTAGCGACTATTTAAATACTGTTTTCATGTTAGTTTAATTCAACTTAATGTCATAAATTTGAATAGGTAACAATAAATCATACCCTATGAAAACTATACAAAAACCGGTTCTATCCATTATCCTTGCCGCGGTATGGATAAGCTTGTCGGAATTTGTGAGAAACGAGCTGTTGTTTAAATCATACTGGACTGCGCACTACCAATCGCTTGGGCTTGTTTTCCCATCGGAACCCATCAATGGGGCCATGTGGGGCGTATGGTCGCTGCTTTTTGCCATTGCCATCTTTGTTATTGCAAAAAAGTTTACCCTAACACAAACTACGCTGCTGTCGTGGTTTGTAGCCTTTGTTTTAATGTGGGTAGCGGTGGGCAACCTTGGCGTACTGCCCTATAGTTTGCTTTACTATGCAGTGCCACTAAGTCTTTTGGAGGCATTTGTTGCTGCGCTAATCATAAAGAAGTTGGCTTAACATTTTTGCGACCATAAATCATGACCTTATTCTATGAAACCAACTCTATTCCTTCTTCTAATTTTATCCCCGCTATTCTCCTTTGGACAGGATTGGGCCCCGGTTGGAGCCAAGTGGGTTTACGATCACGATTCTGGTCTGAGTCAATACCTCACAACCATTGAGTCGGTTAAGGATACCACCGTTATGGGCAAGGTGTGCAGGCAGCTGGTTAATCGCGAAATAGACGAGCTGATGCGGCAGGATGGTTCCTACTACTGGGATACCTCCTTGGTTTCCACGGACTATATCTACCAATCGAACGATACGGTGTACCATTTCAACCAATTTGAGAGCACATTTTATCCGCTTTACCTCCTCAATGTGGCCACCAACGATACCGTGCTGATTAGAAGAAGCAAGGCCCAGTGCGACGAGAATGAGTATTTCTGCTCCCGCTTTGAGTACGTGGTTGATGATATTTCTACCATGTCACTGCAGGGGCAAACCTTAAAGGTAATCTACAACTCCGCCACCGATTCCGCCGAGTGGGTATTTAACCGCTCCTTCGTTGGCGAAAGCTATCCAATTGTGGAGCGCATCGGTTCGCTAAAATACCTCTTTGGCGTAAGTAGAAATTTTGCAATGGAGGGTGGTATTAAGTGCCTACGCTGCTACACCGATGCCAACATCTCCTACAAAGCCGACTATTGGGACAAGGATTGTGACTATCTACCACCGCTGAATGGACCCTCAACCATTGGTGAAATCAAAGCCGATCAATTGTTGGTGAGTCCCAATCCATTCAGCTTGGTTATTCGGTTTGGAGGTGGTGTGGCTGTTACCTACCAACTCTACAATTCGTTGGGCAAGCTGCTGCTTAAGGGCAACGGCACGGAGATAAATACCTCTTCACTGCATAAGGGTGTCTATCTACTTCGGATAGCTCGAGATGGTGGAGCAACAAAAACAGTGAGGGTGGTGAAGGAGTAGCCCAATGGATGTTTACTTCATCTAAAGTTGAAAATGATATCGGCAATGTTATTCTCTGCTATAATATATTGAGGACTAGTAGCCTGAAAATGTATTAACTTTGCAAAACAATCAACTGAGCGCCATGGAAACGCGAGAGATATTACATGCAATTATGCAACTTCCTATAAGCAAGCGAATGCTTATTGTTGAACAGACTTTAAAGACTATTAGGGAGAGCGAGACTCAAAGTAAGATGCTTATTGCTGCAGATGCATTGCTTGAGGACTATAAGAATGACAAGGATTTAACCGCCTTTACTCAACTTGATTATGAATCATTTTATGAGGCAAGGTGAGATTTGGCTAATTAATCTTGACCCAACGGTCGGTGCTGAAATTAAGAAAACACGGCCTGCTATTGTGGTAAATGACAACTCCTTGGGTAAACTGCCTCTTAAAATAATTGTTCCTTTAACAGACTGGAAACAGCGCTATGAAATTGCGCCATGGATGGTAAAAGTTTCACCCGACCAAGAAAATAACCTTGCCAAGGAATCCGCTGTCGACTGTTTTCAAATTCGTTCCGTATCCGAAGCTAGATTTATAAAAAGAGTGGGTAGGGTTAATGCAGATAATTTTGACAGTATAAAGGAGGCCCTCTCCAAGGTATTGACGATCGAAACGTTTTAGTAATTTGAGCAAGAGATTCTCTATGTTGCTCCCTGCCACTGCTAACTCCGTCACGCGTAACTTATAGTCACCAGTCACCTTTTCTACCCAAAAACTTCTATTTTCGCAAGAAAAAGAGGTTGTGATTCCAGCAGGATGCGTTGAGCAGTGCCGTGGTTGCAAGCACCGCGAGTGGAGCGAGGAGGAGAGCCTTCAGCAGAAGTATAATTTTCTGGCTGCCCGACTAGCTCCATGGAGCAGCGTGCTACAGCCCGTGGTTTCGGTTCATGGCGCAGCGCGATGGGGTTACCGCTCCAAGGTCACACTTTCGGCAGCCTATTTAAATAGTTCTTGGCTGCTGGGTATGCTCTCCCGTGATGAGCTTATTCCCATTCCAAATTGTCCGGTTCATGCTCCAATTATTAACAGCGTAGCCTCCATCCTTTCTGCAGTAATGCCTCCAGCAGAGGAGTTACCTCTCGCTTTTATAGTGCAGTCTGCATCTCAAGTGGTGATGGTGGTAAGGGCACGTCAGGTACCTGATTGCAGCTGGCTTACACCACTGGTTGAGACCGAGTTAAGGAGCGTTGGTGTGGAGGGGCTCTGGCTTCACTGCAACTTTGCAGCGGGGAAGCGCATGTTTGAGAAGACGCCTTTAATGCTGCTCTTTGGGCAACCGCGGTCGCAGGATGAGATGGAGCTGTGGTATGGTCCAGGTGCTTTCCAGCAGCTAATTCCGTCGCTCTACCATCAGTCCCTGGCTGAGGCGGCTCGTTTTCTGGCCCCCGACGTCAACCATTCGGTGGTGGATCTCTACTGTGGGACAGGGGCATCCATGCGGCAGTGGCGGAGGCTGGGGGCTCCCGTACTTGGTGTGGAGTTGGGTGGTGAGGCGGTGGCCTGTGCCGGGCTTAACGTTCCCGATGCTGTAGTGCTTCGCGGTGCCTGTCGCCATCGGGTTCCACAGGTTGATAGGTGGGCCATGGAGCAGCGCGAGAAGGGCCAACGGCTGCTACTTTACGTTAACCCACCGCGTACCGGACTTGAGCCGGAGGTGCTTAGCTGGATTGTTGATAAGGGCCGTCCCGACCGCTTGGCCTACCTCTCGTGCAGTGCAGGAACGCTGGCAAAAAACTTATCGGTGCTAGCAGAGCATGGTTACAGGGTGGAGCAGCTCGTTCCCTTTGATTTTTTTCCACAAACTATTCATGTGGAGTGCTTGGCGCTGCTTAGGAGGGGAGATTAACAGACAAAAAAATGGAGTATGTTGCCATACTCCATTTTCAATTTTAACAAAGTTTGCCTTGAAATTTCTTGATGGCAATTATATCGCCTTCGTCTTTTCGGCCAGCCACTCCTTTAGCTCGGGAACCAGCCTTGGCGATAGCGCATCGTAAACCTTTTGGTGATAGGCGTTGAGCCAGTCCAGTTCAGCCTTGGAGAGCATCTCCTTCTTTACCGGTTTAAGGTCAATGGGGCAAAGGGTAACCGTTTCCCACTTCAGAAAGCTGCCAAAATCGTTGGTTTCGGATGGAACACAGGCAATGAGGTTTTCAATGCGGATACCGTGTTTGCCAGCGCGGTATACCCCCGGCTCATCGCTGCAAACCATGCCCGGCTGAATAGTTACCGAATTCTCCTCCAGCCTGATGCTTTGCGGTCCTTCGTGAACGTTGAGGAAGAAGCCAACGCCGTGTCCGGTGCCATGACCATAGTTGAGGTGGTGGTAGAGGAGCGGTTGGCGTGCCAGCATATCGAGGTTGGAGCCTCGAGTATTGCGCGGAAAAACGGCCATTGCCAAACCAATCATGCCACGTAGCACTAAGGTGTAGTCAACCATCTCCTCCTCATTGGGCTTCGACAGGTGAATGGTGCGGGTGATATCGGTGGTGCCGTTGCGGTATTGGCCGCCGCTATCGATAAGCAGAAATCCTTTGGGCTTTATCTTTGAGCTGGTTTCTGGTGTTGCAGAGTAGTGTACAATGGCACCATGCTCACCGTAACCCACAATGGATTCAAAACTTTCACCCATAAATCCGGGTTGTTTGGCTCTGCAATCCCTGAATTTTTCTCCAACAGACAGCTCGGTGAGCGTGTTGCTGGCTGCAGTGGTTTCAATCCAATGGAGTGCCTCCACCAGCGCCAAGCCATCGTTTACCATGGCGTCGCGAATACCGGCCAGCTCAGCCTCCGTTTTGCATGCCTTGGCCATGGTTACCGGCGAAAGTTGCCTAATGATTTTGCAATCCTCCGGTATCATACCTGCCGTGGCATGGCTGGTGCGAGCAGGGTCGATAAGCACGCGCTCTTTTTTTGAGAAGTTCTTCACCACATGGCTTAGCTCTTCATATTCGAAGATATGAATTTCGGCAACCTTCAGCTTGCGTGTTACCACTGGCGGAAGCTTGCTCCCTTCCACAAATAGCAGGACGCGGTCGAGGTAAATAACAGCGTAGGCATAGAAAACCGGATTGAATGCCACATCCGATCCTCGTAGGTTAAATAGCCAAGCAATTTCGTCGAGTGCCGACAGAATGGTGACTGTGGCACCAGCGGCTTCCATCTCCTTCTGCAGATCAGCAATCTTCTCAGAAATTGATTTTCCGGCAACCTCTTCATCATGAAGGTAAATTGGATCTTTGGGTAGCCGTGGACGGTTGTCCCAGCCTTTTGTGCCTAGGTCAGCAATATGTTTTAATGAAAGTTTCTTTGAGAGGAGTTTTTGTTTCATGCTCTCCAGCTGGTTTACGGAGAATAGGCGGGCGTCAACGCCAATTTCGGCCTTCTTGGGTAGCGTGTTTAGTAGCCACTCTTCAATGGCTGGCGTCCCGGCAATGCCCATTTTGAATAGCTCAATTCCAGAACCCTCCAACTCCCGCTCTGCCTGTAGAAAGTAGCGCGAGTCGGTCCACAATCCTGCTTTATTCTCGGTTATTACCACCGTTCCTGCCGAGCCAGTGAAGCCCGACAGCCATGCACGTGTTCTCCAGTGCTCAGCAACATATTCACTCAGATGCGTGTCACCCGAAGGAATTATAGCTGCTGAGATGCCCTTTTTTTGCATCTCTTTGCGGAGTTGCTTAAGCTTTTGTGCTGTTTCCATCGTTTCAGGTATTGGTATCAGAATTCATTGTTTTACAAAGTAAGTTAAAACAACAAAAAAAATTAACTTGTGGAGGTAAAAATGATCAACTATGCGCAAATCCCTAGAACTTTTTGGCTCCTATATCACCATGGGAGTGATAATGATTGTGCTGGCTTTTGCTGTGGGCTTTGCCACTGTTGTTGAGAAGAAATTTGGAGTGGAAGCTTCGTGGGGGCTGGTTTATGGTGCATGGTGGTTCAATTTCCTTTGGCTACTGCTATCGCTCAATTTAATGGTAGCGCTATTCACAAGGTCACGCTTTTCGAGGGCAAGGGTGGGCGTTTTTCTGTTTCACCTCGCTTTTCTTGTGATAATTGTTGGTGCTGCCATTACGCGGTTCACCGGAACGGCTGGTGTGCTTCACCTCCGGGAGGGTATCCCTATGCAGAGCTACGTAAGCGAGGAACCCTACCTACAGGTCGCCGATTCGGCAGGAAATATTCTTTTTGAGCAGCAGCTCAGCTTTGGTAAATATTCCAATAATCGGTTCAAACAGCAGTTGAGAACATCTTACGGACCATTCTCGCTACGACTTGTCCGCGTTATTCCTCATGCTGCTCCAATGCTCGTTCATGATGCCAATGGTAAAATCGTTGTAAAGTTGGTTATTGCTACGCAGAGCGGAAGATATAGCCGTTGCATTGCTGCTGGTGAGGTGGTACAGCTGGATGGTATCACCGTAGGTTTTGGTTCCACAATGCCAACATCGGTGGTCCTAGCTCCATCAGACTCTGGAATTACCATTCAATCGTTGGGTGGGCTTGCTATGGGTGGATTGGAGCAGCCATCGATGGCGATTTCGGCTTCGTCTCAGCCGTTGCTGGTAAAGCCGGGTAAGCTATACTCGGGTAAAGGTTGGCAGCTGGTTGTAGTGGAGGCTGATAGCCTTTCGCGCGTTGAGTACACTTCGCAGCATGGCAGTAGCGATATGGCGCTTACTATTATGGCAGAGCAAAATGGTCATGTATCCACCGTCAACTTGCTGAAGTCTACCGATGGTGAGAGTTGGAGCACTGTAGCTGTTGGGTTACATCAATACCGTTTGCGCTACGGCAGTAAGGTGGAAAAACTTCCGTTTAAGATGGTGCTTAACAAGTTCATGCTCGACCGATATCCTGGGTCTCAATCTCCATCGTCTTACACCAGCTTGGTTACGGTGATTGATTCCAGCGCTAATCAAAAGACAGACTATACAATCACCATGAGTCGGGTGCTGGACCTACAAGGCTATCGTTTCTTTCAATCCTCTTACGATGAGGACGGGCATGGTTCGGTGCTAAGGGTTTCCGACGATTTTTGGGGAATGACCACAACCTATATGGGGTATGGGCTTTTCATGGTTGGTGTGCTGCTGACTCTAGTTACGAGGAGAAGCAAGCTTTACGCTCTTCTTAGCAAGCGTACTGCTACGCTGTTGTTTGTGCTGCTGGTGGCTGTCCCAATCTCCATCTCCGCGCAGCCACTTCCCACTCCTCCCGTGGAGCAGGCTCGTGCCTTTGGTCGGCTGTTGACCCTTTCGCACGATGGGCGCATTCATCCCCTAAACACCTTGGGCAGCGAGGTGGTTAGAAAGCTAACCGGTGGGGATACCTTTCGTGGAATGACCTCCGACCAGCTGCTGCTTAGCATGAGCGCCTTCCCCGATTATTGGCAGAGTGCCCTGCTTATTAGGGTAGAAAACCCTCAGGTGAGAGCCAATCTTGGCATGCATGGTGAAATGGCTTCATTCCTGAACTTTTTCGACTCTTCAAGTGGCGGTTACCTTCTCAAAAATCCAGTAGCCGCGATTAACCGTAAGCCTCCAGCAGAGCGCACTAAGACTGACTGTGGTTTGCTTAAGGTGGATGAGCGGGTTAGCATTTGCTACATGATTTTCACCGGTAGTCTATTGAAAATATTCCCAAATAGCTCTGGAAATGAATGGCGTTCAATAGCCACTGTAATGGCAAACGGAGGAGATACCACCATGCCAGGACGTCTGTTGGCCAATTACTTTACGCAGCTACGAGCTGCCACTGCTAACAACAAATTTGCCGGAGCCGATAGCGCGTTGACTCGCTTTGCCCAGTATCAGAAAGAAACTGCACTTATTTCTTTTGATGGATCAGCCGAATTGGAACTGCTTTACAATCGTCTTGACCTGTTCAATCGCATAGTTCCATTTTATGGGTTGGCTGGATTGGCCCTTTTGGTACTTCTTTTCTTCAGAAAGAGGTGGGCTGAGATTGCCGGAAAGTTCTTTGTATGGATGGTGCTCATTACATTTGTGGTTCACACGGTTGGTATGGTGCTGCGGTGGATTGTTGCGGGGCATGCACCCATGAGCAACGGGTATGAATCAATGCTAATGATTTCTTGGGTTGCCGTGGGTGGAGGCCTCCTAGCTGTTCGTCGACTTCCAGCAGCGCTTGGCGTAGCTGCATTACTTGCCACGGCTACGCTCTTTGTGGCGCATCTTAGCTGGATGGATCCCGAAATTACCAATCTGGTTCCGGTGCTAAAGTCGAAGTGGCTTACCTTGCATGTATCCTTTGTGATGGCTGGTTACGCCTTTTTTGGCATTGGAGCATTGTTAGGTATTCTTTCTATGCTAATAATTGCCATACCGCGCCTATACAAAAAGGTGGCTGGCGCTGATTTTGATAATATCCAGAAACTAATGGAATCGGCCATGGTTGTGGGGTTGTACCTATTCACCGTGGGAACATTGCTTGGTGCCATATGGGCCAATGAGTCATGGGGCAGGTATTGGGGTTGGGATCCCAAGGAGTCGTGGGCGCTGGTTACAATTTTTATTTATGTGATTATCACCCATTTGAACAATATTCCCAACTTTAAAAATTCGTTGGCATTGAGCTTTTCATCCATTGTGGGGTTTATGGCAGTAATGATGACCTACTTTGGGGTAAATTACCTGCTAACTGGTTTGCACTCCTATGCTGCTGGAGAAACTATGGGTATTCCTTTAGTAATTTATGCTGGAATCGGTGCTGTTATTGTGCTTTGGTTGGTGGCATTGCTAATGGCGCCCAAAACTATTAACCGTAAAAATTAGGATTGAATTTTTATTCCTATGTGCTACATTTGTGATCTAATCTTTTTGAAATATGAACAGTTTTGAATTTTATAACCCTGTTAGGGTCGTTTTTGGAAGAGGAAAAATTGCTGAGTTACCTAATCTTATTTCTGCTGGTCAAAAGGTTCTTGTTACCTATGGTGGTGGAAGTATTAAGGAGAATGGCGTTTACGATCAGGTTTTTGACGCGCTTAAGGGCTATTCCATTTTTGAATTTGGTGGCATTGAGGCCAATCCCAAGTATGAAACACTGATGAAGGCAGTGCAGCTCATTCGGAAGGAGAAGATTGATTTTGTGCTGGCCGTGGGAGGCGGTTCTGTCCTCGATGGAACAAAGTTTATTGTTGCTGCGGTTCCTTTCAAAGGTAATGAATGGGATATACTAGCGAAGCACCTTCCCATTAAGGAGGCACTACCCTTTGGAGCAGTGCTAACATTGGCCGCTACAGGTTCAGAAATGAATAGCGGTGGCGTTATTTCACGAATTGAAACCAAGGAGAAGCTGGCATTTGGAAGTCCTTTGCTATTTCCAAAATTCTCCATTCTGGATCCAGCAACTACTTTTTCTCTACCGGTAAATCAAGTTGCCAATGGCGTTGTAGATAGTTTTGTTCATGTTACAGAGCAGTATCTTACCTATCCCTCCAATTCACCCATACAGGATAGGATGGCGGAAGGCATTCTTAAAACATTAATTGAGGAGGGTCCCAAGGCTCTTAGTAATCCTCAGGATTTTGACGTTAGATCAAATCTTATGTGGTCAGCCACCATGGCGC
It encodes the following:
- a CDS encoding T9SS type A sorting domain-containing protein produces the protein MKPTLFLLLILSPLFSFGQDWAPVGAKWVYDHDSGLSQYLTTIESVKDTTVMGKVCRQLVNREIDELMRQDGSYYWDTSLVSTDYIYQSNDTVYHFNQFESTFYPLYLLNVATNDTVLIRRSKAQCDENEYFCSRFEYVVDDISTMSLQGQTLKVIYNSATDSAEWVFNRSFVGESYPIVERIGSLKYLFGVSRNFAMEGGIKCLRCYTDANISYKADYWDKDCDYLPPLNGPSTIGEIKADQLLVSPNPFSLVIRFGGGVAVTYQLYNSLGKLLLKGNGTEINTSSLHKGVYLLRIARDGGATKTVRVVKE
- a CDS encoding type II toxin-antitoxin system PemK/MazF family toxin, coding for MNHFMRQGEIWLINLDPTVGAEIKKTRPAIVVNDNSLGKLPLKIIVPLTDWKQRYEIAPWMVKVSPDQENNLAKESAVDCFQIRSVSEARFIKRVGRVNADNFDSIKEALSKVLTIETF
- a CDS encoding aminopeptidase P family protein, which gives rise to METAQKLKQLRKEMQKKGISAAIIPSGDTHLSEYVAEHWRTRAWLSGFTGSAGTVVITENKAGLWTDSRYFLQAERELEGSGIELFKMGIAGTPAIEEWLLNTLPKKAEIGVDARLFSVNQLESMKQKLLSKKLSLKHIADLGTKGWDNRPRLPKDPIYLHDEEVAGKSISEKIADLQKEMEAAGATVTILSALDEIAWLFNLRGSDVAFNPVFYAYAVIYLDRVLLFVEGSKLPPVVTRKLKVAEIHIFEYEELSHVVKNFSKKERVLIDPARTSHATAGMIPEDCKIIRQLSPVTMAKACKTEAELAGIRDAMVNDGLALVEALHWIETTAASNTLTELSVGEKFRDCRAKQPGFMGESFESIVGYGEHGAIVHYSATPETSSKIKPKGFLLIDSGGQYRNGTTDITRTIHLSKPNEEEMVDYTLVLRGMIGLAMAVFPRNTRGSNLDMLARQPLLYHHLNYGHGTGHGVGFFLNVHEGPQSIRLEENSVTIQPGMVCSDEPGVYRAGKHGIRIENLIACVPSETNDFGSFLKWETVTLCPIDLKPVKKEMLSKAELDWLNAYHQKVYDALSPRLVPELKEWLAEKTKAI
- the ccsA gene encoding cytochrome c biogenesis protein CcsA, translated to MRKSLELFGSYITMGVIMIVLAFAVGFATVVEKKFGVEASWGLVYGAWWFNFLWLLLSLNLMVALFTRSRFSRARVGVFLFHLAFLVIIVGAAITRFTGTAGVLHLREGIPMQSYVSEEPYLQVADSAGNILFEQQLSFGKYSNNRFKQQLRTSYGPFSLRLVRVIPHAAPMLVHDANGKIVVKLVIATQSGRYSRCIAAGEVVQLDGITVGFGSTMPTSVVLAPSDSGITIQSLGGLAMGGLEQPSMAISASSQPLLVKPGKLYSGKGWQLVVVEADSLSRVEYTSQHGSSDMALTIMAEQNGHVSTVNLLKSTDGESWSTVAVGLHQYRLRYGSKVEKLPFKMVLNKFMLDRYPGSQSPSSYTSLVTVIDSSANQKTDYTITMSRVLDLQGYRFFQSSYDEDGHGSVLRVSDDFWGMTTTYMGYGLFMVGVLLTLVTRRSKLYALLSKRTATLLFVLLVAVPISISAQPLPTPPVEQARAFGRLLTLSHDGRIHPLNTLGSEVVRKLTGGDTFRGMTSDQLLLSMSAFPDYWQSALLIRVENPQVRANLGMHGEMASFLNFFDSSSGGYLLKNPVAAINRKPPAERTKTDCGLLKVDERVSICYMIFTGSLLKIFPNSSGNEWRSIATVMANGGDTTMPGRLLANYFTQLRAATANNKFAGADSALTRFAQYQKETALISFDGSAELELLYNRLDLFNRIVPFYGLAGLALLVLLFFRKRWAEIAGKFFVWMVLITFVVHTVGMVLRWIVAGHAPMSNGYESMLMISWVAVGGGLLAVRRLPAALGVAALLATATLFVAHLSWMDPEITNLVPVLKSKWLTLHVSFVMAGYAFFGIGALLGILSMLIIAIPRLYKKVAGADFDNIQKLMESAMVVGLYLFTVGTLLGAIWANESWGRYWGWDPKESWALVTIFIYVIITHLNNIPNFKNSLALSFSSIVGFMAVMMTYFGVNYLLTGLHSYAAGETMGIPLVIYAGIGAVIVLWLVALLMAPKTINRKN
- a CDS encoding iron-containing alcohol dehydrogenase, which gives rise to MNSFEFYNPVRVVFGRGKIAELPNLISAGQKVLVTYGGGSIKENGVYDQVFDALKGYSIFEFGGIEANPKYETLMKAVQLIRKEKIDFVLAVGGGSVLDGTKFIVAAVPFKGNEWDILAKHLPIKEALPFGAVLTLAATGSEMNSGGVISRIETKEKLAFGSPLLFPKFSILDPATTFSLPVNQVANGVVDSFVHVTEQYLTYPSNSPIQDRMAEGILKTLIEEGPKALSNPQDFDVRSNLMWSATMALNGLLSCGVPSDWATHMIGHELTAFHGLSHGVTLAIVLPSLLRTLIEDKELKLVQYAERVWDIKTGTDREKALAAIDKTEEFFQAMGIKTKLTGYGIGAENFSKIIKRFEDRGWVVLGERRSVTPKKVLEILKNCL